A window of the Fulvia fulva chromosome 11, complete sequence genome harbors these coding sequences:
- a CDS encoding NADH-dependent flavin oxidoreductase iliE — translation MMILKKSSSFLAAANSFHSFTIPTATTQPSTSSRPGPRPSTRQKHAHRSGYATIAGDARDPADQQERSEPDHVWPTAPKGLSQPTPYQIFELKQSAAYSKGTFNRLVKLYHPDLNSRCNHGVADNIKMERYRLIVAAHTILSDPAKRSAYDRFGAGWEGKAEFGSSSWGQPSAYGGSQPFTHSYDPNDTVWANATWEDWERWRENKEGIKRERPAPVYMANSYFLALIVALAVMGSSLNYGRAQEAGHYFVEQRDIVHDRAAKELRKVRQEASMNSRQDRIDYFLRNRDATMGTGDYEALREEKASRVLKDKEICRSDGISEQNGQG, via the coding sequence ATGATGATCCTCAAGAAGTCTAGTTCTTTCCTCGCCGCTGCCAACAGCTTTCACTCCTTCACGATACCAACAGCAACGACACAGCCATCGACGTCATCACGCCCAGGGCCACGACCGAGCACGCGACAGAAACATGCACACCGGTCAGGATATGCAACGATAGCGGGTGATGCTAGGGACCCGGCAGACCAGCAGGAACGATCAGAACCCGACCATGTCTGGCCTACAGCACCGAAAGGTCTCTCACAACCAACGCCATACCAAATCTTCGAATTGAAGCAGAGTGCTGCATACTCCAAAGGCACATTCAATCGCCTGGTCAAGCTGTATCACCCAGACCTAAACAGTCGCTGCAATCATGGTGTGGCAGACAACATCAAGATGGAGCGCTATCGTCTCATTGTAGCAGCGCATACAATCCTCTCAGATCCTGCCAAGCGGAGTGCATACGACCGCTTTGGTGCTGGTTGGGAAGGCAAGGCTGAATTTGGGAGTAGCTCCTGGGGCCAGCCGTCCGCATATGGCGGATCACAGCCTTTCACGCACAGCTACGATCCAAACGACACAGTCTGGGCGAATGCCACCTGGGAAGACTGGGAGAGATGGCGGGAGAACAAAGAAGGCATCAAGAGGGAAAGACCGGCACCGGTGTACATGGCCAACTCATACTTTCTGGCATTGATCGTGGCATTGGCCGTCATGGGTAGCTCGCTGAACTACGGCCGAGCTCAGGAAGCGGGACATTACTTTGTGGAGCAAAGGGATATTGTACATGATCGGGCTGCGAAAGAGCTGAGAAAGGTCAGACAAGAGGCGAGCATGAACAGCAGGCAAGATCGGATAGATTACTTCCTGAGGAACAGAGATGCAACTATGGGCACAGGAGATTACGAAGCCTTGAGAGAGGAGAAAGCCAGTCGGGTGCTTAAGGATAAAGAGATATGCCGAAGCGACGGCATCAGTGAGCAGAACGGCCAGGGTTGA